Below is a window of Cupriavidus sp. MP-37 DNA.
CCGGCGACCTCGGGCATCGGCGTCAAGCCGGTCTCGCGCGAGGGCACCGAGCGGCTGGTGCGCAAGGCGATCCAGTACGCGATCGACAACGACAAGCCGTCGGTGACGCTGGTGCACAAGGGCAACATCATGAAGTTCACCGAAGGTGGCTTCCGCGACTGGGGCTACGAGCTGGCGCAGAAGGAATTCGGCGCCGAGCTGGTCGACGGCGGCCCGTGGTGCAAGTTCAAGAACCCGAAGACCGGCAAGGACATCGTGGTCAAGGATGCCATCGCCGACGCCTTCCTGCAGCAGATCCTGCTGCGCCCGGCGGAATACTCGGTGATCGCCACGCTGAACCTGAACGGCGACTACATCTCTGACGCGCTGGCGGCGCAGGTTGGCGGCATCGGCATCGCGCCGGGCGCCAACATGTCGGACTCGGTGGCGATGTTCGAAGCCACCCACGGCACCGCGCCGAAGTACGCCGGCAAGGATTACGTCAATCCGGGCTCGGAAATCCTGTCGGCTGAAATGATGCTGCGCCACATGGGCTGGACCGAGGCCGCCGACCTGATCATCGCGTCGATGGAGAAATCGATCCTGTCCAAAAAGGTCACCTACGATTTCGCCCGCCTGCTGGAAGGCGCGACCCAGGTGTCGTGCTCCGGCTTCGGCCAGGTGATGATCGACAATATGTAAGCACAGACTCCCGCCAACGCGGGC
It encodes the following:
- the icd gene encoding NADP-dependent isocitrate dehydrogenase is translated as MYQHIKVPAGEKITVNQDFSLNVPDNPIIPYIEGDGTGLDITPVMIKVVDAAVAKAYGGKRKIAWMEIYAGEKSTKVYGPDVWLPDETLDVLKEYVVSIKGPLTTPVGGGIRSLNVALRQQLDLYVCLRPVRYFKGVPSPVREPEKTDMVIFRENSEDIYAGIEWAAESDQAKKLIAFLQNEMGVKKIRFPATSGIGVKPVSREGTERLVRKAIQYAIDNDKPSVTLVHKGNIMKFTEGGFRDWGYELAQKEFGAELVDGGPWCKFKNPKTGKDIVVKDAIADAFLQQILLRPAEYSVIATLNLNGDYISDALAAQVGGIGIAPGANMSDSVAMFEATHGTAPKYAGKDYVNPGSEILSAEMMLRHMGWTEAADLIIASMEKSILSKKVTYDFARLLEGATQVSCSGFGQVMIDNM